Proteins from a single region of Fusobacterium gonidiaformans ATCC 25563:
- a CDS encoding LysE family transporter, with product MLLDTSIIKGIIAGFILSLPFGPVGIYCMEVTIVEGRWKGYVSALGMVSIDVLYGMIALLFVNKVEDIIIRYEGYLTVLIGIFLIIIAIRKLTQPVTIKRVKHEFKTLLQGYFTFMFFALANISSIAVIILIFTTLRVFDSESPSMLCQVPLGIFAGGASLWFFTTTVLCRLRKTVEEGNLIRVSRVASCLILILGIYLIVQAIIKI from the coding sequence ATGTTATTGGATACATCAATTATTAAGGGAATTATAGCAGGTTTCATATTATCTCTACCTTTTGGACCAGTTGGAATTTATTGTATGGAAGTTACAATTGTAGAAGGAAGATGGAAGGGATATGTTTCCGCTCTAGGAATGGTAAGCATTGATGTTTTGTATGGAATGATTGCTCTATTATTTGTAAATAAAGTTGAGGATATCATTATTCGTTACGAGGGGTATTTGACAGTTTTAATTGGTATTTTTTTAATCATAATTGCCATTAGAAAATTAACACAACCGGTTACAATAAAAAGAGTGAAGCATGAATTTAAAACATTATTACAGGGATATTTTACATTTATGTTTTTTGCTTTAGCAAATATTTCAAGTATTGCAGTAATTATATTGATTTTTACGACCTTACGAGTTTTTGATTCAGAATCACCAAGCATGTTGTGTCAAGTCCCACTTGGTATTTTTGCAGGAGGAGCCTCTCTTTGGTTCTTTACGACAACCGTATTATGTAGACTTAGAAAAACAGTCGAAGAAGGAAATTTAATACGAGTGTCTAGGGTAGCAAGTTGTTTGATTTTGATATTAGGAATCTATTTGATTGTGCAAGCAATCATAAAAATTTAA
- the mscL gene encoding large-conductance mechanosensitive channel protein MscL — MSILKEFKEFAIKGNVVDMAVGVIIGGAFGKIVASLVGDVIMPAVSCISGGQSFAEKAIEIPSKVEGAEPILIKYGLFIQNIIDFVIIAVCVFIMVKIINSLKKKEEEAPAAVPEPTKEEVLLTEIRDLLKK; from the coding sequence ATGTCAATTTTAAAGGAATTTAAAGAGTTTGCGATTAAAGGTAATGTTGTAGATATGGCAGTTGGGGTTATTATTGGGGGAGCTTTTGGAAAAATTGTAGCTAGCTTAGTTGGAGATGTTATTATGCCTGCAGTTAGTTGTATTTCAGGAGGACAAAGTTTTGCTGAAAAAGCAATTGAAATTCCTTCTAAGGTAGAAGGAGCAGAACCAATTTTAATCAAATATGGATTGTTTATTCAAAATATTATTGATTTTGTAATTATTGCTGTATGTGTGTTTATTATGGTGAAGATCATTAACAGTTTGAAGAAAAAAGAAGAAGAAGCACCGGCTGCAGTTCCTGAACCAACAAAAGAGGAAGTGTTATTAACAGAAATTCGAGATTTATTAAAAAAATAG
- a CDS encoding dynamin family protein yields MKTRVFQRYEDYQKYMRQFLLEEEIELEQEKKDIENRRFVVMIVGEAKSGKSSFIDAYLKTNILPIDVKQCTNALIHIRHSEHLFLEVNHHGQFLTLESEEEIREFLNREANFSKSGKQEELELSLYYPLEKEFQEIEFIDSPGVNAEGGLGEISEEYLPSVNAIIFVKSLYGQALESTSFIDFFRGKTKRRHKESRFLLLTGSALLSKKDRESLEKDAVAKYGDYIATEKIIALDSKLKLFWNECQDLSEIEIARKIEEEDFDSATVLWYRCQGQKEAFMKALLEKSNFINLEQKLKTFAKDYEKILCLQFLENILGAYQRQIHIFEDQRQVLVDHRKDPDTLQETVNEKRREIQELSKRLEIGVQEMYKKYIQEDFLEAMLTDSYRKWDEELVVFRRKRDWKQLELWFQEKMKESAQVSLELSEQMVEECNEKLFCDGRKVYLEIFKPNSMDYSLLKAEQVEESFFQISEMLSSLKAHLKANIKRNLENCLYKYTGKIHANCHRLEYACEELLAEKWNSEKLQIKITEISEKISILEKQREEILWELKL; encoded by the coding sequence ATGAAGACAAGAGTATTTCAAAGATATGAAGATTATCAAAAATATATGAGGCAATTTTTATTAGAAGAAGAAATAGAATTGGAACAAGAAAAAAAGGATATTGAAAATCGAAGATTTGTTGTGATGATTGTGGGAGAGGCTAAAAGTGGAAAATCAAGTTTTATAGATGCTTACTTAAAAACGAATATTTTACCCATTGATGTGAAGCAATGTACCAATGCTTTAATCCATATTCGACATTCGGAACACTTATTTTTAGAGGTAAATCATCATGGACAATTTCTTACACTAGAAAGCGAAGAAGAAATTAGAGAGTTTTTAAATCGAGAAGCAAATTTTTCGAAATCAGGAAAACAAGAAGAATTAGAGTTGTCTTTGTATTATCCTTTGGAAAAAGAGTTTCAAGAAATTGAATTTATTGATAGCCCCGGAGTCAATGCGGAAGGAGGCTTAGGAGAAATTTCAGAGGAATATTTGCCAAGTGTTAATGCGATTATTTTTGTAAAATCTTTGTATGGACAAGCTTTAGAGTCTACTTCTTTTATTGATTTTTTTCGTGGAAAAACAAAGAGACGACATAAGGAAAGTCGTTTTTTACTTTTAACGGGTTCTGCTCTTTTGTCAAAAAAAGATCGAGAAAGTTTAGAAAAAGATGCAGTGGCGAAATATGGAGACTATATTGCTACAGAGAAAATAATTGCCCTAGATAGTAAATTGAAATTATTTTGGAATGAGTGCCAAGATTTGTCGGAGATAGAAATTGCAAGAAAAATAGAAGAGGAAGATTTTGATAGTGCAACCGTCTTATGGTATCGATGCCAAGGGCAAAAAGAAGCTTTTATGAAGGCTCTTTTAGAAAAATCAAATTTTATAAACTTAGAACAAAAGCTAAAAACTTTTGCGAAAGATTATGAGAAAATATTATGTTTACAATTTTTAGAGAATATTTTAGGAGCTTATCAACGACAAATTCATATTTTTGAAGATCAACGACAAGTTTTAGTGGATCATCGAAAGGATCCGGATACTTTACAAGAGACTGTCAATGAGAAAAGAAGAGAAATTCAAGAGCTTTCCAAGCGTTTAGAAATTGGGGTACAGGAGATGTACAAAAAATATATTCAGGAAGATTTTTTAGAAGCGATGTTAACAGATTCTTATCGAAAATGGGATGAAGAATTAGTGGTATTCCGTAGAAAACGAGATTGGAAACAATTGGAACTATGGTTTCAAGAGAAGATGAAAGAGAGTGCACAGGTATCTTTAGAATTATCGGAGCAAATGGTAGAGGAATGTAATGAAAAACTATTTTGTGATGGAAGAAAAGTATATTTGGAAATTTTTAAACCAAATTCTATGGATTACTCTTTGCTCAAAGCAGAGCAAGTAGAGGAAAGTTTTTTCCAAATTTCAGAGATGCTTTCCAGTTTAAAGGCTCATTTGAAAGCAAATATAAAGAGAAATTTAGAAAATTGTCTTTATAAATATACTGGGAAAATTCATGCAAACTGTCATCGCTTAGAATATGCTTGTGAAGAGTTGTTAGCAGAAAAATGGAATTCAGAAAAATTACAAATAAAGATTACAGAAATTTCCGAAAAGATTTCGATATTAGAAAAACAGAGGGAGGAAATTTTATGGGAGTTAAAGTTGTAA
- a CDS encoding threonine/serine exporter family protein: MFVYSSPIQILAAVFTTLGFGVLFNVKGNNLLHTCIAGGISWAVYLFCSTHSCSLSFSYFLATFILSLYSEIIARIKKTPVTSILIAAMIPLAPGGGIYYTMLHILQKNYPLALSKGVDTLIIAGSMAIGVFSASALFRVYQEIRH, translated from the coding sequence ATGTTTGTATATTCTAGTCCGATCCAAATCCTAGCAGCCGTTTTCACAACCCTTGGTTTTGGTGTTTTATTTAACGTCAAAGGAAATAATCTTCTTCATACTTGCATTGCCGGTGGGATTAGTTGGGCCGTTTATCTTTTCTGTTCAACACATTCTTGCAGTTTAAGCTTTAGTTATTTTTTAGCAACTTTCATTTTATCTCTCTATTCGGAAATCATAGCCCGAATCAAAAAAACTCCGGTTACAAGTATCCTCATCGCTGCGATGATTCCTCTTGCTCCCGGAGGTGGTATTTATTATACTATGTTACATATTTTACAAAAAAATTATCCTCTCGCTCTTTCGAAAGGTGTAGATACCTTAATTATTGCAGGTTCTATGGCAATTGGAGTTTTTTCCGCATCTGCTCTATTTCGAGTTTATCAAGAAATTAGACACTAA
- the mnmA gene encoding tRNA 2-thiouridine(34) synthase MnmA gives MVNMEYREENKKVRVGVALSGGVDSSTVAYLLKKQGYDIFGVTMKTCHAEDADAKKVCEDLGIDHYVLDLTEPFSEKVMDYFVEEYMRGKTPNPCMVCNRHIKFGKLLDFILGQGAQYMATGHYTKLVDGHLSVGDDGGKDQVYFLSQVPKEKLKKIIFPVGELEKTQVRELAKELGVRVYAKKDSQEICFVEDGKLKEFLIEKTKGKVYNKGNIVDKNGKILGKHNGLAFYTIGQRKGLGISSESPLYVVELNSERNEIIVGTNEDLMREQLTAEQCNLFLVDKLEELHNMNCYAKTRSRDTLHACRLEVIGDEVIAHFIDNKVRAVTPGQGVVFYNELGQVIAGGFIK, from the coding sequence ATGGTAAATATGGAATATCGAGAGGAAAATAAAAAAGTTCGAGTAGGAGTTGCTTTGAGTGGTGGAGTAGATAGCTCAACAGTGGCATATTTATTAAAAAAACAAGGATACGATATTTTTGGAGTGACAATGAAAACTTGTCATGCAGAAGATGCGGATGCAAAAAAAGTGTGTGAGGATTTAGGGATCGATCATTATGTCTTAGACTTAACAGAGCCTTTTTCTGAAAAAGTTATGGATTATTTTGTAGAAGAATATATGAGGGGGAAAACACCGAATCCCTGCATGGTATGTAATCGTCACATTAAGTTCGGGAAATTATTAGATTTTATTTTAGGACAAGGGGCTCAGTATATGGCAACAGGTCATTATACAAAGCTGGTAGATGGTCATCTATCTGTTGGAGATGATGGAGGCAAGGATCAGGTCTATTTTTTATCACAAGTCCCAAAAGAAAAATTGAAGAAAATTATTTTTCCGGTAGGTGAATTAGAAAAAACACAAGTTCGAGAATTAGCAAAAGAACTCGGAGTTCGAGTATATGCCAAAAAAGATTCTCAAGAAATTTGTTTTGTAGAAGATGGAAAATTAAAAGAATTTTTGATTGAAAAAACAAAAGGCAAAGTATATAATAAAGGAAATATTGTTGATAAGAATGGAAAAATTCTTGGGAAACATAACGGTTTAGCTTTTTATACCATAGGTCAAAGAAAAGGTTTAGGAATTTCATCAGAATCTCCTCTTTATGTGGTAGAGTTAAATTCTGAAAGAAATGAAATTATTGTAGGAACAAATGAAGATTTAATGAGAGAACAACTTACTGCAGAACAATGTAATTTGTTTTTAGTGGATAAGTTAGAAGAACTTCATAATATGAATTGTTATGCAAAGACACGTTCACGAGATACTTTACATGCTTGTCGTTTAGAGGTTATTGGAGATGAAGTGATTGCTCATTTTATTGATAATAAAGTCAGAGCTGTAACACCTGGGCAAGGAGTTGTATTTTATAACGAACTTGGTCAAGTCATTGCAGGAGGATTTATTAAATAA
- a CDS encoding VirK/YbjX family protein — protein MKKEILFYWNVMQHGRAKGKVSTFDQKIKYIARNILYYPWTKQIASFLQSHPYLSHEIYRYPVLCSKIHRPYMTHNFSMQKKVDSILASYQYIDNFFQEDSLTKLYRNGRIKILQIKGKDDITIDAYLKLYSQYEKEGEFNLVLYWGEILLATLTFSIVDGRLFIGGLQGLGREYTDPEILKKVTKSFYGMFPKRLVLEIFYSLFSEKKIAVGNRSHIYLAARYKHQEKRKIHADYDEFWQSLGANPFGEDLWALPEKLVRKEIEEIPSKKRSQYRNRYAILDEIHQLVLEFLKQESKKIVI, from the coding sequence GTGAAAAAAGAAATTTTATTTTATTGGAATGTGATGCAGCATGGAAGAGCAAAGGGAAAAGTAAGTACCTTTGATCAAAAAATAAAGTATATTGCCCGAAATATCTTGTATTATCCTTGGACAAAACAAATAGCCTCTTTTTTACAAAGTCATCCCTATTTAAGTCACGAGATTTATAGGTATCCTGTATTATGTTCCAAAATACATAGACCTTATATGACACATAATTTTTCCATGCAAAAAAAGGTAGATAGTATTTTAGCTTCCTATCAATATATAGATAATTTTTTTCAAGAGGATAGTTTAACGAAATTATATCGAAATGGAAGAATAAAAATTCTTCAAATCAAAGGAAAAGATGATATTACAATAGACGCTTATTTAAAATTATATTCTCAGTATGAAAAAGAGGGAGAGTTTAATTTAGTCTTGTATTGGGGAGAAATTTTATTGGCTACATTAACATTTTCTATTGTTGATGGAAGATTATTTATTGGAGGATTACAGGGTCTAGGAAGAGAATATACAGATCCTGAAATTTTAAAAAAGGTAACCAAAAGCTTTTATGGAATGTTTCCAAAACGTTTAGTGTTAGAAATTTTTTATAGTTTATTTTCTGAAAAAAAGATTGCAGTGGGAAATAGGAGTCATATTTATTTAGCTGCTAGATATAAACATCAGGAAAAGAGAAAAATTCATGCAGATTATGATGAATTTTGGCAAAGTTTAGGAGCTAATCCTTTTGGAGAAGACTTATGGGCATTGCCTGAAAAATTAGTGAGAAAAGAGATAGAGGAAATCCCAAGTAAAAAAAGGTCGCAGTATCGAAATCGATACGCTATTTTGGATGAGATACATCAGCTGGTCTTGGAATTTTTAAAGCAAGAAAGTAAAAAAATTGTAATATAG
- the thiD gene encoding bifunctional hydroxymethylpyrimidine kinase/phosphomethylpyrimidine kinase has translation MKTVLSIAGSDSSGGAGIQADIKTMQANGVYAMTAITALTAQNTLGVNGIFEIPAEFLEKQLESIFQDIYPDAIKIGMLSSSNIIKKIAEILQKYHAKSIVLDPVMVATSGSPLIKKEAIQDLEKFLFPLATLITPNIPETELLSGISIKNEQDMERAAKKLGEKYHCSVLCKGGHQKNTAHDLLFDKGTYTWFYGEKIDNPNTHGTGCTLSSAIASNLAKEYTLEQAIQRAKNYVSSTLESTMNLGQGSGPLDHGFDLSSPFIEK, from the coding sequence ATGAAAACAGTCTTAAGCATTGCCGGAAGTGATTCTAGTGGAGGAGCAGGAATACAAGCAGATATCAAAACAATGCAAGCCAATGGTGTCTATGCCATGACAGCAATCACTGCCTTGACTGCTCAAAACACACTCGGAGTGAATGGTATTTTTGAAATTCCGGCTGAATTTTTGGAAAAACAGTTGGAAAGTATTTTCCAAGATATTTATCCCGATGCCATTAAAATTGGGATGCTTTCTTCCTCTAACATAATAAAAAAAATAGCAGAGATATTACAAAAATATCATGCAAAATCAATTGTGTTAGATCCTGTTATGGTGGCTACAAGTGGCTCTCCTCTTATCAAGAAAGAAGCCATTCAGGATTTAGAAAAATTTCTATTTCCTCTGGCAACCTTGATTACTCCAAATATTCCTGAAACAGAACTACTTAGCGGTATCTCTATCAAAAATGAGCAAGATATGGAAAGAGCTGCAAAAAAACTTGGAGAAAAGTATCATTGTTCCGTTCTTTGTAAAGGAGGACATCAAAAAAATACTGCCCATGATTTACTCTTTGATAAGGGAACATATACATGGTTCTATGGGGAAAAAATAGACAACCCCAATACTCATGGGACAGGTTGTACTTTATCTAGTGCCATTGCTTCTAATCTTGCAAAAGAATATACTTTAGAACAAGCCATTCAAAGAGCCAAAAATTATGTTTCTTCCACCTTGGAAAGTACTATGAATTTAGGACAAGGAAGCGGTCCCCTAGATCATGGTTTCGATTTATCAAGTCCTTTTATTGAAAAATAA
- a CDS encoding HD domain-containing protein, giving the protein MGVKVVKDLVHGYIYIDEKIQKCIDTPYFQRLHRVKQLTCNLLFPSVNHTRYEHSLGVMKLACDFWDTLAPFLQQRGKDEEEILLLREQLRFAALLHDVGHPAFSHLGEKFLEKTEICQAIREILPQKYSMEETFFQNTTLKGSPHELMSCYCILSKFQEVLDSSLQLDFVCRMIIGNPYAEKEKWAENICIQILNSSSIDVDKLDYLMRDNHMTGEIAPFMDVERLLASLSLDEENRLCFIAKAIPAVQSVVDSRDSLYLWVYHHHISVYTDFLLGEMLKTSIELKYMSREEFFSPQAITEDLIADDDVYSYLRALYCREKRKKSNLYLACLSSQFFERHFLKSLWKTIYEYHDREIAWMQAGIISEIEDLNALLKDDDAMGQLAKRVQKEVGLQEGEIFFVSQHHKFYHSVQKTEIELVLKGEKRKLSELLPQKNFEKFHQLSFFFYVKEEKKEEAYESFLKNLKIMLLERKRLL; this is encoded by the coding sequence ATGGGAGTTAAAGTTGTAAAAGATTTAGTACATGGATATATTTATATTGATGAAAAAATACAAAAATGTATAGATACTCCATATTTTCAAAGATTGCATAGGGTAAAACAATTGACGTGTAATTTATTATTTCCCTCTGTGAATCATACTCGCTATGAACATTCCTTAGGTGTGATGAAATTGGCTTGTGATTTTTGGGATACCCTAGCTCCTTTTTTACAGCAGAGAGGAAAGGATGAGGAAGAAATTTTATTACTGAGAGAACAGCTTCGTTTTGCAGCTCTATTACATGACGTAGGTCATCCCGCTTTTTCACACCTAGGGGAAAAATTTTTAGAAAAAACGGAAATTTGTCAAGCAATTCGAGAAATCTTACCTCAGAAGTATTCTATGGAAGAAACTTTTTTTCAAAATACAACTTTGAAAGGGAGTCCTCATGAGCTCATGTCTTGTTATTGTATTTTATCAAAATTTCAGGAAGTATTAGACTCTAGTTTACAGCTTGATTTTGTCTGTCGAATGATTATTGGAAATCCCTATGCAGAAAAAGAAAAATGGGCAGAAAATATATGTATTCAAATTTTAAATTCTTCTTCTATTGATGTGGATAAATTAGACTATTTAATGAGAGATAATCATATGACGGGAGAAATAGCTCCATTTATGGATGTAGAAAGGCTATTGGCTTCGTTATCTTTGGATGAAGAAAATCGTCTTTGTTTTATTGCAAAGGCAATTCCAGCGGTACAGTCTGTTGTAGATTCCAGAGATTCTTTGTATCTGTGGGTATATCATCATCATATTTCTGTATACACTGATTTTTTATTAGGAGAAATGTTAAAAACCTCTATCGAATTAAAATATATGAGTAGAGAGGAATTTTTTTCTCCTCAAGCAATTACGGAAGATTTGATTGCAGATGATGACGTGTATTCTTATTTAAGAGCTTTATATTGTCGGGAAAAAAGAAAGAAAAGCAATCTCTATTTAGCATGTTTAAGTTCTCAATTTTTTGAACGACATTTTTTAAAAAGCTTATGGAAAACAATTTATGAATATCATGACAGAGAGATTGCATGGATGCAGGCAGGAATTATTTCTGAAATAGAGGATTTGAATGCTTTATTGAAGGATGATGATGCTATGGGGCAATTAGCAAAGAGAGTGCAGAAAGAAGTTGGATTACAAGAAGGAGAAATCTTTTTTGTGAGTCAACATCATAAATTTTATCATTCTGTCCAAAAAACAGAGATTGAGTTGGTATTAAAAGGAGAAAAAAGAAAGCTGTCTGAACTATTACCTCAGAAAAATTTTGAAAAATTTCATCAACTAAGCTTTTTTTTCTATGTAAAAGAAGAGAAAAAAGAAGAAGCTTATGAAAGTTTTTTAAAAAATTTAAAAATAATGTTGTTGGAAAGGAAAAGATTGCTTTGA
- a CDS encoding VirK/YbjX family protein yields MKRELQFYYQIMKERYGKGTTHALRKKIKYITRTLFYYRYSMQLARFIMNDRYLSKTIHQYRMLTEKLHKPYMTYSFSSKEKLEVIFSSYAYLELYFRDDILQELYTKTKIKVLDIVGKEDCTLSIYFKVYPNFDKEGEFNLIMYQGDILLATLTFSIWKDKMFIGGLQGLGRIYNDPEILKKVTKNFYGLFPKRILMEVFYHLFPEPKIAVGNANHIYLAQRYRYKKERKVKADYDEFWESLGGIQREDGLWELAEKIARKPIEEIPSKKRSQYRSRYQILDQIEELVSNFLINSK; encoded by the coding sequence GTGAAAAGAGAGTTACAATTTTATTATCAAATTATGAAGGAAAGATATGGGAAAGGGACAACTCATGCTTTGCGTAAAAAAATAAAGTATATTACGAGAACCTTATTCTATTACAGGTATTCAATGCAATTAGCAAGATTTATTATGAACGATAGGTATTTATCAAAAACAATCCATCAATATAGAATGTTAACAGAGAAATTGCACAAGCCATATATGACATATTCTTTTTCTTCCAAAGAAAAATTAGAAGTCATTTTTTCTTCCTATGCATATTTGGAACTTTATTTTAGGGATGACATTTTACAAGAATTATATACAAAAACTAAAATAAAAGTGTTAGATATTGTAGGAAAAGAAGACTGTACTCTGTCCATCTATTTTAAAGTTTATCCTAATTTTGATAAAGAAGGGGAGTTTAATTTAATTATGTATCAGGGAGATATATTACTCGCCACTTTAACTTTTTCTATTTGGAAGGATAAGATGTTTATTGGAGGATTACAAGGTCTGGGAAGAATATATAATGACCCTGAAATTTTGAAGAAAGTAACTAAAAATTTTTATGGACTATTTCCAAAGCGAATTTTAATGGAAGTATTCTATCATTTATTTCCGGAGCCGAAGATTGCAGTCGGAAATGCTAACCACATTTATTTAGCACAGAGATATCGATATAAAAAAGAAAGAAAAGTGAAAGCGGACTATGATGAATTTTGGGAATCTTTAGGTGGAATACAAAGAGAAGACGGTCTATGGGAATTGGCAGAAAAAATAGCTCGGAAACCTATCGAAGAAATTCCAAGTAAAAAACGTTCTCAATATCGAAGTCGGTATCAAATTTTAGATCAGATAGAAGAGTTAGTGTCTAATTTCTTGATAAACTCGAAATAG
- a CDS encoding ROK family transcriptional regulator: MRKEKEERILECIREQEKISRISLAKLLQWNPTTVGSIVAELLKKSYIQEVEMEASTGGRKATLLSLKEDMSPSILGISFAPSFLQIGIGSIQGKIFETEKIVLTPLIIEKIWQFLFQIIDKKLNKWKEIRQISVIISGLVNSEKGVSIFSPHYQWRNIEIKKILEERYQKKVFVENDVRAMALLEKSFGSCKKKRNFVVLNIGDGVGSSIFIDNKLYIGSYSGSGELGHMQVNAKGLRRCSCGKIGCLESEVSNLSILDKISSQIKLGQYSILRQKLKRDGNLSIEDFLFALGEKDLLALQIAEESVEMITRALDAIISLLNPERVILYGSIFQSEYLYREILKKIQSILISEQGYKISLSNFYKEAYAYAPFAVLRYLSIKN; encoded by the coding sequence ATGAGAAAAGAAAAGGAAGAGAGAATACTAGAGTGCATTCGAGAACAGGAAAAAATATCTAGAATTTCTCTTGCTAAATTATTGCAATGGAATCCTACAACAGTAGGTTCTATCGTAGCAGAACTATTAAAAAAATCCTATATTCAAGAGGTAGAAATGGAAGCTTCTACTGGTGGTAGAAAAGCAACACTACTTAGTTTAAAAGAAGATATGAGTCCTAGTATTCTAGGAATTTCTTTTGCACCTTCTTTTCTACAAATCGGGATTGGTTCTATACAAGGTAAAATTTTTGAGACAGAAAAGATAGTGTTAACTCCTCTAATCATAGAAAAAATATGGCAATTTCTTTTTCAAATAATAGATAAAAAATTAAACAAGTGGAAAGAAATTAGACAAATCTCTGTTATTATAAGTGGTTTAGTCAATAGTGAAAAAGGAGTTTCTATTTTTTCTCCTCATTATCAGTGGAGAAATATTGAAATTAAGAAAATATTAGAAGAAAGATATCAAAAAAAAGTGTTTGTCGAAAATGATGTTAGGGCAATGGCTCTTTTAGAGAAAAGTTTTGGAAGTTGCAAAAAAAAACGAAATTTTGTGGTTTTAAATATCGGAGATGGAGTAGGTAGTAGTATTTTTATTGATAATAAATTATATATCGGTTCTTATTCCGGTTCCGGAGAGTTAGGACATATGCAAGTAAATGCAAAAGGACTACGAAGATGTTCTTGTGGAAAAATCGGATGTTTAGAATCTGAGGTTTCCAATCTTTCCATTTTAGATAAAATAAGCTCTCAAATTAAATTAGGACAGTACAGTATTTTAAGACAGAAATTAAAAAGAGATGGAAATTTATCCATAGAGGATTTTCTATTTGCTTTGGGAGAAAAAGATTTATTAGCTCTACAAATTGCGGAAGAAAGTGTAGAAATGATTACAAGGGCTTTAGATGCGATTATTTCTTTATTAAATCCGGAAAGAGTTATTTTATATGGAAGTATTTTTCAAAGTGAATATTTGTATCGAGAGATTTTAAAAAAAATACAAAGTATACTGATTTCTGAGCAAGGATATAAAATCTCATTATCAAACTTTTATAAAGAAGCCTACGCATATGCTCCTTTTGCTGTTTTGAGGTATTTGTCTATAAAAAATTAA
- a CDS encoding threonine/serine ThrE exporter family protein, which translates to MKKEIKEEYQILSLACKTARLLLENGSEVHRIEQISKKICEYYGYSCQCFASLTCVVITLENQEGEIFSLVERIENRNTNLNKITRISKLVEEISSHSYFSFKEELQDIQEEVTYSSLQILLAHMIGAAFFVFLFQGNHREIFVSGLTGFCIAFTAFISQKIKLESLFVNLLQGMVCSSIPCLFYSLGWIQNVDISIISSLMIMVPGVAFINAIRDLFSGDLVTAQSRLLEVALIGMTLATGSGIALKFFYIS; encoded by the coding sequence GTGAAAAAGGAAATTAAAGAGGAGTATCAAATTTTATCTCTTGCCTGTAAAACAGCGAGACTTCTTTTAGAAAATGGTTCAGAAGTGCATCGTATTGAACAAATTTCTAAAAAAATTTGTGAATATTATGGCTATTCTTGCCAATGTTTTGCTTCTTTGACCTGTGTTGTGATCACATTGGAAAATCAAGAAGGTGAAATTTTTTCTTTAGTAGAAAGGATCGAAAATAGAAATACCAATTTAAATAAAATTACAAGAATTTCAAAATTAGTAGAGGAAATTTCCTCACATTCTTATTTTTCTTTTAAAGAAGAGTTACAAGATATTCAGGAAGAAGTAACCTATTCTTCTCTACAAATACTCTTAGCCCACATGATAGGAGCTGCATTCTTTGTATTTCTTTTTCAAGGAAATCATCGAGAAATTTTTGTTTCCGGACTTACCGGTTTTTGTATTGCTTTCACTGCCTTCATCAGTCAAAAAATAAAACTGGAATCTCTTTTTGTGAATTTACTACAAGGAATGGTTTGCTCCTCAATTCCTTGTCTCTTTTATTCACTTGGATGGATTCAAAACGTTGATATTTCTATTATTTCTTCTTTGATGATTATGGTCCCCGGTGTTGCATTTATCAATGCAATTCGAGATCTTTTCTCTGGAGATTTAGTAACAGCTCAATCCAGATTATTAGAAGTAGCACTCATTGGAATGACCTTGGCAACGGGGTCTGGAATTGCCTTAAAATTTTTCTATATTTCATAA